The following coding sequences are from one Lycium ferocissimum isolate CSIRO_LF1 chromosome 3, AGI_CSIRO_Lferr_CH_V1, whole genome shotgun sequence window:
- the LOC132049462 gene encoding serine/threonine-protein kinase CTR1-like, with the protein MEMSSRRSNYTLLNQIPDDNFDLNDHHHHMMLQSHNRVGSFPLLPGSIGSNRQSSEGSFGNSSISGETYVANDGCFGGGGGSSAAARSWAQQTEESYQLQLALAIRLSNEATCVDNPNFLDSVTDALAATRDLDDSSASVESMSHRLWINGCLSYFDKVPDGLYCIYGMDPYVWTVCSVLQESGRIPSIESLKAVAPSKAPSVEVILIDQCNDPHLKELQNRIRSITSSRITRKEAVDQLAKLVCDHMGGAAPAGEDDLVSRSKDCRDDLKDCLGTIVLPIGTLFVGLCKHRALLFKVLADIIDLPCRIARGCKYCNSSDASSCLVQLGLDREYLVDLIGKPGALGEPDSLLNGPSSISISSPLRFPRYRQVEPTIDFRSLAKQYFLDSQSLNLLFDDSAAGVAADGDAKQSDRSCMDRNNAVPSSSNRAEISRLPLSPLNAWKNGRDKESQLSKMYNPPSMDTDPVLVNHVPPIREDAQLMVLSHPRADTVTDSRFLAGGGHVVSGTTSEELALDVEEFNIPWNDLVLREKIGAGSFGTVHRADWNGSDVAVKILMEQDFHPERFKEFLREVAIMKRLRHPNIVLFMGAVIQRPNLSIVTEYLSRGSLFRLLHKPGAREMLDEKRRLCMAYDVANGMNYLHKRNPPIVHRDLKSPNLLVDKKYTVKVCDFGLSRLKENTFLSSKTAAGTPEWMAPEVIRDEPSNEKSDVYSFGVILWELATLQKPWSNLNASQVIAAVGFDRKRPDIPRNLNPAVATIIEACWADEPRRRPSFSTIMDMLRPQIRSPLPQSGHTDMQLHA; encoded by the exons ATGGAAATGTCTAGTAGAAGATCAAATTACACTTTATTAAATCAAATCCCTGATGATAATTTTGACTTAAACGATCACCACCACCACATGATGTTACAATCACACAACCGGGTCGGGTCATTTCCCTTACTACCCGGTTCGATCGGGTCGAACAGGCAATCAAGTGAGGGTAGTTTCGGTAATAGCTCTATTTCCGGTGAGACCTACGTGGCTAATGACGGCTGCTTTGGCGGCGGCGGCGGTTCATCGGCGGCGGCGAGGAGTTGGGCACAGCAAACGGAAGAGAGTTATCAGTTGCAATTAGCGTTGGCGATACGGCTTTCTAATGAAGCAACGTGTGTTGATAATCCGAATTTTTTGGATTCTGTTACTGATGCATTGGCGGCAACACGAGATTTAGATGATTCGTCTGCTTCAGTTGAATCAATGTCGCATCGGTTGTGG ATAAATGGATGCTTGTCGTACTTTGACAAAGTCCCTGATGGATTATATTGCATTTATGGGATGGATCCATATGTTTGGACTGTCTGTTCAGTTCTGCAAGAAAGTGGCCGTATTCCATCGATTGAATCATTGAAGGCAGTTGCTCCCTCTAAAGCACCATCTGTTGAAGTGATTTTAATTGATCAGTGTAATGATCCCCACTTGAAGGAACTACAGAATAGAATTCGTAGCATAACCTCTAGTCGCATAACCAGAAAAGAAGCTGTTGATCAGCTTGCCAAGCTGGTTTGCGATCATATGGG GGGTGCGGCTCCTGctggagaagatgacttggttTCCCGGTCGAAGGATTGCAGGGATGACCTGAAGGATTGTCTAGGAACTATCGTGCTTCCCATTGGTACCCTGTTTGTTGGGCTTTGCAAGCATCGAGCTTTGCTTTTTAAA GTGCTAGCTGAcatcattgatttaccatgtcgAATTGCCAGGGGATGTAAATATTGTAATAGCTCTGATGCTTCCTCATGTCTAGTTCAATTAGGACTTGACAG GGAATACCTGGTTGATTTGATCGGTAAGCCAGGAGCTCTAGGCGAACCGGATTCCTTGCTCAATGGTCCATCTTCCATCTCAATTTCTTCACCCTTGCGCTTCCCGAGATACAGACAAGTTGAACCTACAATTGATTTCAGGTCACTGGCCAAACAGTATTTCTTGGATAGTCAATCACTTAATCTACTGTTTGATGATTCTGCAGCTG GAGTTGCAGCTGATGGAGATGCAAAACAATCAGACAGAAGTTGCATGGATAGAAACAATGCAGTCCCTAGTTCAAGTAATCGTGCTGAAATTTCTCGGTTACCTCTGTCTCCATTAAATGCATGGAAAAATGGACGAGATAAAGAATCTCAACTTTCGAAAATGTATAATCCTCCAAGTATGGACACGGACCCGGTTCTTGTGAATCATGTCCCTCCAATACGGGAAGATGCTCAACTGATGGTATTATCTCACCCAAGAGCAGATACAGTAACAGATTCTAGGTTTCTTGCTGGAGGAGGTCATGTCGTTTCTGGTACAACAAGTGAAGAACTTGCTCTTGATGTAGAAGAGTTCAATATTCCGTGGAATGATCTGGTTCTGAGGGAGAAAATTGGGGCAG GGTCTTTTGGTACTGTTCACCGTGCTGATTGGAATGGCTCT GACGTTGCCGTGAAGATTCTCATGGAACAAGATTTTCATCCGGAGCGATTCAAGGAATTTTTGAGGGAG GTTGCAATTATGAAGCGGTTGCGACATCCAAATATTGTACTTTTTATGGGTGCTGTCATTCAGCGACCAAATTTGTCCATAGTTACAGAATATTTGTCGAG GGGTAGCTTATTTAGACTTCTTCATAAACCTGGTGCAAGAGAGATGTTGGATGAAAAGCGTCGGTTGTGTATGGCTTACGATGTG GCAAATGGGATGAATTATCTACACAAACGCAATCCTCCCATTGTGCACCGAGATTTAAAATCTCCAAATCTGCTAGTGGACAAAAAATATACAGTGAAG GTCTGTGATTTTGGTCTTTCTCGTTTGAAAGAGAATACATTCCTTTCATCAAAGACTGCTGCCGGAACT CCGGAATGGATGGCGCCTGAAGTTATTCGTGATGAGCCATCAAATGAGAAATCTGATGTATATAGCTTTGGTGTCATTTTATGGGAGCTCGCAACACTCCAAAAACCATGGAGTAATTTGAATGCGTCACAG GTTATAGCAGCTGTCGGCTTTGACAGGAAGAGGCCTGATATTCCAAGAAACTTGAATCCTGCAGTGGCGACTATTATTGAGGCCTGCTGGGCTGA